In Fibrobacter sp. UWH6, the following proteins share a genomic window:
- a CDS encoding GTP-binding protein yields the protein MAKEHFDRSKPHCNIGTIGHVDHGKTTLTAA from the coding sequence ATGGCAAAAGAACATTTTGACAGAAGTAAGCCGCACTGCAACATCGGCACCATCGGCCACGTTGACCACGGTAAGACCACTCTGACCGCTGCTAT